One genomic segment of Pseudomonas sp. RU47 includes these proteins:
- the gspL gene encoding type II secretion system protein GspL has product MTRLRVALPPLAGLTSDSEVEFARLDRHDQVSQTGVSTLLLIEQEWPLQPVEFFLHPADSVLTSLPLPPLTPVKIDAAVKCAAQALILGGTEQMYVAHSAREVSGQVALAWLAQASLDRFGQLLTQHRLKLRGLYPAPYALPVPAQGQVSVCVLEGQLLLRFSRAQASVEPLAQERLDELVTSGRGLQWIGADAPATVVEPRPAEQRWCGVAPGWGLHTGIGKAAGPARGWGKAVFCCALAIAIWVSGLNLYAAREVTEGEQLKAQMSQRVKQAFPELPVILNPLQQARQQLAARHSGVAADANHGFAYLVQHAASALPFMAGSVQRMTFEQGRLQLELAADTAQAPADGALPGALTQAGLVARREDNVWIFSPQIEPAAVEDDAVMDSDDE; this is encoded by the coding sequence ATGACTCGCCTGCGAGTCGCCTTGCCGCCGCTGGCGGGTTTGACCTCAGACTCTGAGGTTGAATTTGCGCGTCTGGATCGGCACGACCAGGTCAGTCAGACCGGTGTCAGTACGCTGTTGCTGATTGAACAGGAGTGGCCGTTACAGCCGGTTGAATTTTTTCTGCATCCGGCGGACAGCGTACTGACCAGTTTGCCGTTGCCACCGCTGACGCCGGTGAAGATCGATGCGGCGGTGAAGTGTGCCGCGCAGGCGCTGATTCTGGGTGGCACTGAACAAATGTACGTTGCACACAGTGCTCGTGAGGTCTCGGGACAAGTGGCGCTGGCCTGGCTCGCGCAGGCGTCTCTGGATCGTTTCGGGCAGTTATTGACTCAGCACCGATTGAAGCTGCGAGGCCTTTATCCGGCGCCTTATGCGTTGCCGGTCCCCGCGCAGGGGCAGGTCAGCGTGTGCGTGTTGGAGGGACAATTGCTGCTGCGCTTCAGCCGTGCGCAGGCTTCGGTAGAACCTTTGGCGCAGGAGCGTCTGGATGAACTCGTCACCAGTGGTCGCGGCTTGCAGTGGATCGGCGCGGATGCTCCTGCAACAGTCGTCGAACCACGACCTGCGGAGCAGCGCTGGTGTGGCGTTGCGCCGGGATGGGGGTTGCATACAGGCATCGGCAAGGCTGCCGGCCCCGCTCGCGGTTGGGGCAAGGCCGTCTTCTGTTGCGCCTTGGCGATCGCGATCTGGGTGTCGGGGCTGAACCTTTACGCGGCCCGTGAAGTGACCGAGGGCGAACAGCTCAAGGCGCAAATGAGCCAGCGGGTGAAGCAGGCTTTTCCAGAGTTACCGGTGATCCTCAATCCGTTGCAGCAGGCTCGCCAGCAATTGGCAGCCCGGCACAGCGGTGTGGCGGCCGACGCGAATCACGGGTTTGCCTATCTGGTGCAACACGCCGCGAGCGCGCTGCCGTTTATGGCGGGCAGCGTCCAGCGCATGACCTTTGAGCAGGGGCGTTTGCAGTTAGAGTTGGCCGCCGATACTGCGCAGGCACCCGCCGACGGCGCATTGCCGGGAGCGCTGACACAGGCCGGGTTGGTCGCCAGGCGCGAAGACAACGTGTGGATTTTCAGCCCGCAGATTGAGCCGGCAGCGGTTGAGGACGATGCCGTCATGGACAGCGACGATGAATAA
- the ihfA gene encoding integration host factor subunit alpha, with amino-acid sequence MGALTKAEMAERLYEELGLNKREAKELVELFFEEIRHALEDNEQVKLSGFGNFDLRDKRQRPGRNPKTGEEIPITARRVVTFRPGQKLKARVEAYAGTKS; translated from the coding sequence ATGGGGGCTTTGACGAAAGCTGAGATGGCGGAACGTCTGTATGAAGAGCTGGGCCTGAACAAGCGGGAAGCCAAGGAATTGGTAGAACTGTTTTTCGAGGAAATCAGGCACGCTCTTGAAGACAACGAGCAGGTAAAATTGTCCGGTTTCGGCAATTTCGACCTTCGGGACAAACGCCAGCGGCCTGGCCGCAACCCGAAAACGGGGGAAGAAATCCCGATCACGGCTCGCCGTGTGGTCACCTTTCGTCCAGGGCAGAAGTTGAAGGCCCGAGTTGAGGCTTATGCTGGAACCAAGTCATAA
- the gspI gene encoding type II secretion system minor pseudopilin GspI, with the protein MEALRKERGFTLIEVLVALAIIAVAMSAAVRVAGLMTQSNGLLRDRSIALLAAQTRLAELRLEGDFAPGLKTFDCDQGRLQLRCDQRVTPSADGRLLRVTLLISDRERQAPPLARLETLLGQPQEKRQ; encoded by the coding sequence ATGGAAGCGTTGCGCAAGGAGCGAGGTTTCACCCTCATCGAGGTTCTGGTGGCCTTGGCGATCATCGCCGTGGCCATGTCTGCGGCCGTTCGCGTTGCGGGCCTGATGACCCAGAGCAATGGCCTGTTGCGCGATCGCTCGATCGCTTTGCTGGCGGCACAGACCCGGCTCGCCGAACTGCGCCTGGAGGGAGATTTTGCCCCGGGCCTGAAAACCTTCGACTGTGATCAAGGTCGCCTGCAATTGCGCTGTGACCAACGCGTGACGCCGAGCGCCGATGGACGACTGCTGCGCGTGACGCTGCTGATTTCCGATCGCGAACGTCAGGCACCGCCCCTGGCGCGACTCGAAACCTTACTCGGCCAACCACAGGAAAAGCGCCAATGA
- the gspD gene encoding type II secretion system secretin GspD — MKWSGSNYVRTAAPLLLLALSACSNTSTTPQNQPPLLVDSELGRPLASTQRSGDAVLDRERAQAQARPVPKPLHNISKSARSGAAASGIALPSNPLGDQPVTLNFVDADIQAVVRALSRSTGQQFLVDPRVKGTLTLVSEGQVPARQAYDMLLAALRMQGFSVVDVGGVAQVVPEADAKLLGGPIYSADKPAGNGMLTRTFRLQYENAVNLIPVLRPIVSPNNPINAYPGNNTIVITDYAENLTRVAQLIASIDSPSAIDTDVVQIQNGIAADIAPMVADLLDAPGNDPTQKIAVIGDPRSNTIIIRAGSPERTELARNLIYKLDNAQSNPSNLHVVYLRNAQAAKLAQALRGLLTGESDSGTSDSARSVLSAMGASTGGSAGQNGQSGTQTSGSTSTTNSSGSTGGSYAQGSSGSATGSGGSQNSEQNVAFSAGGVTIQADATTNTLLISAPEPLYRNLREVIDLLDQRRAQVVIESLIVEVGEDDASEFGVQWQTGNLGGNGVIGGANLGGSGINANGKTSIDVLPQGLNLGYVNGTVDIPGIGKILDLKVLARALKSKGGTNVLSTPNLLTLDNEAASIFVGQTIPFVSGSYVTGGGGTSNNPFQTVTREEVGLKLNVRPQISEGGTVKLDIYQEVSSIDERASNSATSTGIVTNKRAIDTSILLDDGQIMVLGGLLQDGYSQSNDAVPWLGSLPGIGALFRNERRAITKTNLMVFLRPYIIRDSEAGRSITLNRYDFMRRAQGGLQPERSWAMPDMQAPQLPTAAQGVPAVLPGAGPRATIKAVPIQ, encoded by the coding sequence ATGAAGTGGTCAGGTTCCAATTATGTACGTACGGCCGCGCCGTTACTGTTGTTGGCACTGAGCGCGTGCAGCAACACCAGCACCACGCCGCAGAATCAGCCGCCATTGCTGGTCGACAGTGAACTGGGCCGGCCGTTGGCCAGCACCCAGCGCAGCGGCGACGCGGTGCTCGACCGCGAGCGCGCACAGGCGCAGGCGCGACCTGTGCCGAAGCCATTGCACAACATCAGCAAGAGTGCGCGCAGTGGTGCGGCGGCGTCGGGCATTGCGTTGCCGAGTAATCCTTTGGGTGATCAACCGGTGACGCTGAATTTTGTCGACGCGGATATTCAAGCGGTGGTGCGCGCTTTGTCGCGTTCGACTGGCCAGCAGTTTTTGGTCGATCCTCGGGTGAAGGGCACGTTGACGCTGGTGTCGGAAGGTCAGGTGCCAGCGCGGCAGGCTTACGACATGTTGCTGGCGGCGTTGCGCATGCAGGGTTTCAGCGTGGTTGATGTGGGCGGTGTGGCGCAGGTGGTGCCGGAGGCGGATGCGAAATTGCTCGGTGGGCCGATTTACAGTGCCGACAAACCGGCGGGCAACGGCATGCTCACGCGCACGTTTCGGCTGCAATATGAAAACGCGGTGAACCTGATTCCGGTGCTGCGGCCGATCGTTTCGCCGAACAATCCGATCAACGCCTATCCGGGCAATAACACCATCGTCATCACCGATTACGCGGAGAACCTGACGCGCGTTGCGCAGTTGATTGCGAGCATTGATTCGCCGAGTGCGATCGACACTGACGTGGTGCAGATTCAGAACGGCATCGCTGCTGACATTGCGCCGATGGTCGCGGATTTGCTCGATGCACCGGGGAATGATCCGACGCAGAAAATTGCCGTGATTGGTGATCCGCGTTCCAACACCATCATCATTCGCGCCGGCAGCCCGGAGCGTACCGAGCTGGCGCGTAACCTGATCTACAAACTCGACAACGCGCAGAGCAATCCGAGCAATCTGCACGTGGTTTATCTGCGTAATGCGCAGGCGGCGAAACTGGCGCAGGCACTGCGCGGTTTGCTCACGGGCGAGAGTGATAGCGGCACCAGCGACAGTGCGCGTTCGGTGCTTAGCGCCATGGGCGCAAGTACCGGCGGCAGCGCTGGGCAGAATGGCCAGAGCGGCACGCAAACCAGCGGCAGCACCTCGACCACCAACAGCAGCGGCAGCACGGGCGGCAGTTACGCCCAGGGCAGCAGTGGCAGCGCAACCGGCAGCGGCGGGTCACAGAATAGCGAGCAGAACGTCGCCTTCAGTGCCGGCGGTGTGACCATTCAGGCTGACGCCACCACCAACACTTTGCTGATTTCCGCGCCGGAGCCGTTGTATCGCAACCTGCGCGAAGTCATCGATCTGCTCGACCAACGCCGCGCGCAAGTGGTGATCGAAAGTTTGATCGTCGAAGTCGGCGAGGACGATGCCAGCGAGTTCGGTGTGCAGTGGCAGACCGGAAATCTGGGAGGCAACGGCGTGATCGGCGGGGCGAATCTGGGTGGGTCGGGGATCAATGCCAACGGCAAAACCAGCATCGATGTGCTGCCGCAAGGTTTGAACCTGGGCTACGTCAACGGCACCGTCGACATTCCCGGCATCGGCAAGATTCTTGACCTGAAAGTGCTGGCCCGGGCCTTGAAGAGCAAGGGCGGCACCAACGTGCTGTCGACGCCGAACCTGCTGACCCTCGACAACGAAGCGGCGAGTATTTTTGTTGGCCAGACCATCCCGTTTGTCAGCGGCAGCTACGTGACTGGCGGCGGGGGCACCAGCAACAACCCGTTTCAGACGGTGACCCGTGAAGAAGTGGGTTTGAAGCTCAATGTGCGCCCGCAGATTTCTGAGGGCGGCACGGTCAAGCTCGATATCTATCAGGAAGTCAGCAGCATCGACGAACGCGCTTCCAACAGCGCGACATCGACGGGCATCGTCACCAACAAACGTGCAATCGACACCAGTATTTTGCTCGACGACGGCCAGATCATGGTCCTTGGCGGGTTGCTGCAGGACGGCTACAGCCAGAGCAATGACGCGGTGCCGTGGCTGGGCAGTCTGCCGGGAATTGGCGCACTGTTTCGCAACGAGCGCCGGGCGATTACCAAGACCAACCTGATGGTATTCCTGCGTCCGTACATCATCCGCGACAGCGAAGCGGGGCGCAGCATCACCCTTAATCGCTACGACTTTATGCGCCGCGCTCAGGGTGGTTTGCAGCCGGAACGCAGCTGGGCGATGCCGGACATGCAGGCGCCGCAGTTGCCGACAGCGGCGCAGGGTGTGCCGGCGGTTTTACCTGGGGCGGGTCCGCGCGCAACCATCAAAGCGGTGCCGATCCAATGA
- the gspM gene encoding type II secretion system protein GspM, with protein sequence MNNLLAIYRARWLLLRAQIHRHWAPLTLREKRLVAGTALMLGGVLIWLLLVQPPLKKIQHWQTETPKLRGQAEALDLLLREVATAPIGQNFERSLQQSIDGSGLLGHYQLQAIGTAWQLTFEDAPADAVISWLLIHPVQFSLEVVEARLQRASEVKVDDTAGTLSGTVRMDQALGAKEAS encoded by the coding sequence ATGAATAACCTACTGGCGATCTATCGGGCTCGCTGGCTGCTGCTGCGAGCACAGATTCATCGGCATTGGGCGCCGCTGACCTTGCGCGAAAAACGCCTGGTCGCGGGCACCGCATTGATGTTGGGGGGCGTGCTGATCTGGCTGCTGCTCGTCCAGCCACCGCTGAAAAAAATTCAACATTGGCAGACCGAAACGCCGAAGTTGCGTGGCCAGGCCGAGGCGCTGGATCTGTTGTTGCGCGAGGTGGCGACAGCGCCCATTGGGCAAAACTTTGAGCGGTCATTGCAGCAATCTATCGATGGCAGCGGGCTGCTTGGTCACTACCAGTTGCAGGCAATTGGCACCGCTTGGCAGTTGACGTTCGAGGATGCGCCCGCTGATGCCGTCATCAGTTGGCTGTTAATCCACCCCGTGCAGTTTTCACTTGAAGTGGTCGAGGCTCGTTTGCAGCGTGCAAGTGAGGTCAAGGTCGATGATACGGCAGGCACTCTGTCGGGAACCGTTCGCATGGATCAGGCGCTGGGCGCTAAGGAAGCTTCATGA
- the gspK gene encoding type II secretion system minor pseudopilin GspK, producing MNSSSPQAQKQRGMAIISALLIAAVVAVIAAGMLTRQSVFTRSLEAEQSRVQGAAALLAGLELSRQLLRDTRQQDVLTRLDQPWAQPVKSHLLNSPGDGFEGRIEDQQGKFNLRNLLSNERVDGGQLRSFERLCEMIGIDAALSQRISQRVIASYPRMPDLQAVGQSMAQAGFGSVRATSPSARRQPLPATQPMLRSLDDLRGLEGMNEQLLGRLNQYVSLIPAKTWVNGNTASAEVLVAVVPGLSLAQARAVVGERDRGQWFLNRGDFVNRLHLPHLTVDGLNVGISSDWFLLRGHARRDQRRVSLDALLHRPADDLPKVIWSRLGV from the coding sequence ATGAACTCATCCTCGCCACAGGCGCAGAAACAGCGCGGCATGGCCATTATCAGCGCCTTGCTGATTGCCGCCGTGGTTGCGGTGATCGCCGCGGGCATGCTCACGCGGCAGAGCGTTTTTACCCGTTCTCTTGAAGCGGAACAGTCCCGAGTGCAGGGCGCTGCCGCGCTGTTGGCGGGGCTGGAGCTCAGTCGGCAACTGCTCAGGGACACGCGTCAACAGGACGTGCTGACCCGGCTCGATCAGCCATGGGCGCAACCTGTCAAAAGCCATTTGCTGAATTCGCCGGGGGACGGTTTCGAGGGGCGCATCGAGGATCAGCAAGGCAAGTTCAATTTGCGCAATTTACTCAGCAATGAGCGCGTCGATGGCGGGCAGTTGCGCAGCTTTGAACGCCTCTGCGAAATGATCGGAATCGATGCTGCCCTCAGCCAGCGCATCAGCCAGCGAGTCATTGCCTCCTACCCGAGAATGCCCGACCTGCAAGCTGTCGGGCAAAGCATGGCGCAGGCGGGGTTTGGCAGCGTCCGCGCGACGTCACCGAGTGCGCGTCGCCAGCCATTGCCGGCCACTCAGCCGATGTTACGCAGCCTTGATGATTTACGTGGCCTCGAAGGCATGAACGAGCAACTGCTTGGGCGTTTGAATCAGTATGTCAGCCTGATTCCGGCCAAGACCTGGGTCAACGGTAATACCGCCAGCGCCGAGGTATTGGTGGCGGTGGTTCCGGGGTTATCGCTCGCGCAGGCCAGGGCCGTGGTGGGAGAGCGCGATCGTGGCCAGTGGTTCCTCAATCGCGGGGATTTCGTCAACCGTCTGCACTTGCCGCATCTGACTGTCGACGGACTGAACGTCGGCATCAGCAGCGATTGGTTTCTGCTGCGCGGACACGCGCGTCGTGACCAGCGCCGCGTCAGCCTGGATGCGCTGCTGCATCGACCTGCCGACGACCTGCCGAAAGTGATCTGGTCGAGGCTCGGCGTATGA
- a CDS encoding NADAR family protein, with the protein MHDSKLLEDLRARFNAGEPLDFTFFWGHQRSKGAVTASCFSQWYEAEFVVEGQRYPTAEHFMMAEKAALFDDQEIRAQVLQAPTPNAAKALGRKVRGFNDPLWLQQRYDIVVRANQAKFSQNPELNEYLMHTGSRVIVEASPVDAIWGIGLAQDHADVNDPNLWKGLNLLGFALMQVRDGRVGSS; encoded by the coding sequence TTGCACGACTCTAAACTTCTCGAAGATCTACGCGCTCGCTTCAACGCTGGAGAGCCTCTGGACTTCACCTTTTTCTGGGGACACCAGCGAAGCAAAGGCGCCGTCACGGCTTCGTGCTTCAGCCAGTGGTACGAAGCCGAATTCGTTGTCGAGGGGCAACGCTACCCGACAGCCGAACACTTCATGATGGCCGAGAAGGCAGCCTTGTTCGACGACCAGGAAATTCGTGCACAAGTGCTGCAGGCCCCGACCCCGAACGCCGCCAAAGCCCTCGGCCGCAAGGTGCGCGGGTTCAACGACCCACTCTGGCTACAGCAGCGATACGACATCGTCGTCCGGGCAAACCAAGCCAAGTTCTCCCAAAACCCGGAGCTGAACGAATACCTGATGCACACTGGATCTCGGGTCATTGTCGAAGCGAGCCCGGTTGATGCCATTTGGGGAATTGGGCTCGCGCAAGATCACGCAGATGTGAACGATCCGAATCTGTGGAAAGGCCTGAATCTTTTGGGGTTTGCACTGATGCAGGTGCGGGATGGCAGGGTTGGATCGTCCTGA
- the gspG gene encoding type II secretion system major pseudopilin GspG, protein MDFARVKSQSAGRRGQQGFTLIEIMVVVVILGILAAMVVPKVLDRPDQARATAAKQDIAGLMQALKLYRLDHGTYPTLNQGLKVLVERPADAKNSNWRSYLERLPNDPWGRPYNYLNPGANGEIDIFSLGADGQPDGDGVNADIGSWQL, encoded by the coding sequence ATGGATTTCGCGCGCGTCAAATCTCAGTCCGCAGGCCGTCGAGGTCAGCAGGGTTTCACCCTGATCGAAATCATGGTGGTGGTGGTCATCCTCGGCATTCTGGCGGCGATGGTCGTGCCCAAGGTGCTCGACCGACCTGATCAGGCCCGAGCTACTGCGGCGAAACAAGACATCGCCGGCCTGATGCAGGCGCTCAAACTCTATCGCCTCGACCACGGCACTTATCCGACCCTGAATCAGGGTTTGAAAGTGCTGGTGGAGCGCCCAGCGGATGCGAAGAACAGCAACTGGCGCTCTTATCTGGAGCGCTTGCCCAACGACCCGTGGGGTCGTCCTTACAACTATCTGAATCCTGGCGCGAACGGTGAGATCGACATCTTCTCTCTCGGCGCCGACGGCCAACCTGACGGCGACGGCGTCAATGCCGATATCGGTTCCTGGCAGCTCTGA
- the gspE gene encoding type II secretion system ATPase GspE, with translation MSALPYAWAKAQRILLCDGVLTVCPSTPGWSISEARRQFGATTIQRVRDDELDGLLASAYADTGSAAAVVGAAENEVDLDRLMQDMPEITDLLDTQDGAPVIRMINALLTQAARDEASDIHIEPFETHSVVRYRVDGTLRDVVSPRKALHGALVSRIKIMAQLDIAEKRLPQDGRIALRVAGRPIDIRVSTVPTGHGERVVMRLLDKQAGRLHLETLGMDAQVLAKLDHLIRQPHGIVLVTGPTGSGKTTSLYAALARLDASTSNILTVEDPVEYDLPGISQIQVNAKIDMTFALALRAILRQDPDIIMIGEIRDLETAQIAVQASLTGHLVLATLHTNDAVSAVNRLIDMGVEPFLLASSMLGVLAQRLVRRLCNHCKQEDPATPGTWRPVGCPACNQTGYSGRTGIHELFCIDDDIRTLIHQGAGEQALRASAAKAGMFSLREDGERWIRSGATAPEEILRVTRDA, from the coding sequence ATGAGTGCATTGCCTTACGCCTGGGCCAAGGCGCAGCGCATTCTGTTGTGCGATGGCGTGTTGACCGTTTGCCCGTCGACGCCGGGCTGGTCGATCAGCGAGGCGCGGCGTCAGTTTGGCGCGACCACGATTCAGCGGGTGCGCGATGACGAACTTGATGGCTTGCTTGCCAGCGCTTATGCCGACACTGGTAGTGCAGCGGCGGTGGTTGGGGCTGCGGAAAACGAAGTTGATCTCGATCGGCTGATGCAGGACATGCCGGAAATCACCGACCTGCTCGACACTCAGGACGGCGCGCCGGTGATTCGCATGATCAATGCCTTACTCACGCAAGCGGCGCGCGATGAGGCCAGCGACATCCACATCGAGCCCTTCGAAACCCATTCAGTGGTGCGCTACCGCGTCGACGGTACGCTGCGCGATGTGGTCTCACCGCGCAAGGCGTTGCACGGTGCGCTGGTGTCGCGGATCAAGATCATGGCGCAGCTCGACATCGCCGAAAAACGCCTGCCGCAGGATGGTCGCATCGCCCTGCGGGTGGCCGGTCGACCAATCGATATCCGTGTTTCCACCGTACCGACCGGGCATGGTGAAAGGGTGGTGATGCGTCTGCTCGACAAGCAGGCCGGGCGCCTGCATCTGGAAACCCTCGGCATGGACGCGCAGGTGCTGGCCAAACTCGATCACCTGATCCGCCAGCCCCACGGCATCGTCCTGGTCACTGGCCCTACCGGCAGCGGCAAAACCACCAGCCTCTACGCCGCACTGGCGCGGCTCGATGCGAGCACCAGCAACATCCTCACCGTGGAAGACCCGGTGGAATACGACTTGCCGGGGATCAGCCAGATTCAGGTCAACGCCAAGATCGACATGACCTTTGCCCTGGCGCTGCGGGCGATTCTGCGCCAAGACCCGGACATCATTATGATCGGCGAGATCCGCGATCTCGAAACCGCACAAATCGCCGTGCAGGCTTCATTGACCGGTCACTTGGTGCTGGCGACGCTACACACCAACGACGCGGTGTCGGCGGTCAACCGTTTAATCGACATGGGCGTCGAACCGTTTCTGCTGGCCTCGTCGATGCTCGGCGTGCTCGCGCAACGCTTGGTGCGGCGCCTGTGCAATCACTGCAAGCAGGAAGACCCTGCGACACCGGGCACCTGGCGCCCGGTCGGTTGCCCAGCGTGCAATCAAACCGGCTACAGCGGCCGCACCGGCATCCACGAATTGTTCTGCATCGACGACGATATCCGCACACTGATCCACCAAGGGGCAGGGGAGCAGGCTCTGCGCGCATCTGCTGCCAAGGCCGGGATGTTCAGCCTGCGCGAGGACGGTGAACGCTGGATCCGCAGCGGCGCCACCGCGCCTGAAGAAATCCTCCGTGTGACACGGGACGCCTGA
- a CDS encoding MerR family transcriptional regulator, whose product MLEPSHNDELPVIPGKRYFTIGEVSELCAVKPHVLRYWEQEFPQLNPVKRRGNRRYYQRQDVLMIRQIRALLYDQGFTIGGARLRLSGDEAKDDTTQYKQMIRQMIAELEDVLVVLKK is encoded by the coding sequence ATGCTGGAACCAAGTCATAACGACGAACTACCCGTCATCCCGGGCAAACGCTACTTCACCATCGGTGAAGTCAGCGAGCTGTGTGCCGTAAAGCCACACGTGCTGCGCTACTGGGAGCAGGAGTTTCCTCAGCTCAACCCCGTCAAACGCCGCGGAAACCGCCGGTATTATCAGCGCCAGGACGTGCTGATGATCCGGCAGATCCGCGCGCTCCTTTACGATCAAGGTTTCACCATCGGCGGCGCACGCTTGCGTCTGTCCGGCGATGAAGCCAAAGACGACACGACTCAGTACAAACAGATGATTCGGCAGATGATTGCCGAATTGGAAGATGTGCTGGTGGTGCTCAAGAAATAA
- a CDS encoding type II secretion system protein GspJ produces MNNRQEGFTLIEVMVAIMLMAIVSLIAWRGLDSVTRADTHLQASTEHTEALLRTLHQLERDVALRASIELREPQLNDNDDERSEQPAAISVRSADDQRFRLDVIRSAATSQNGLQRVRWWLKDQTLYRAAATPRDRYPLPAPKQAVAVLDGISDLQVRVWEPEMGWRQLSGNRKENPQGLEIRLTRQTLQGEEHYRQVLGPLD; encoded by the coding sequence ATGAATAACCGGCAAGAGGGTTTTACCCTGATCGAAGTGATGGTCGCGATCATGCTCATGGCGATCGTCAGCCTGATTGCCTGGCGCGGTCTGGACAGCGTGACCCGCGCCGACACGCACCTGCAGGCGAGCACCGAACACACCGAAGCACTGCTGCGCACGCTGCATCAACTGGAACGAGATGTCGCCTTGCGCGCCAGCATCGAACTGCGCGAACCACAGTTGAACGACAACGATGACGAACGATCCGAGCAGCCAGCGGCAATCAGCGTGCGCAGCGCCGACGACCAGCGCTTTCGTCTTGACGTGATCCGCAGTGCAGCCACCTCGCAGAACGGCTTGCAGCGCGTGCGCTGGTGGTTGAAAGATCAAACCCTGTACCGCGCCGCCGCCACGCCACGTGATCGCTACCCGTTGCCTGCGCCGAAACAGGCAGTGGCGGTGCTCGACGGAATCAGCGATCTGCAAGTGCGCGTCTGGGAACCCGAGATGGGTTGGCGCCAGCTCAGTGGCAATCGCAAAGAAAACCCCCAAGGCCTGGAAATCCGCCTGACCCGGCAGACGCTTCAAGGCGAAGAACACTACCGCCAGGTATTGGGCCCACTGGATTAG
- a CDS encoding type II secretion system protein N yields MAFTFRLSATQLVQSAALIAALAGGLFWSALLLTPAESHVPAVAPHVLPTRAETAALQWFSNQPAPLDIKVSGVLAGAHAAVAILSLNDGPPRSFLVGDRLTQGVRVIAIEQDAVVIERGGEQSRLKVSTLPDSLSLPRLTRP; encoded by the coding sequence TTGGCATTTACTTTTCGCTTATCCGCAACGCAGCTTGTGCAATCGGCGGCGCTGATCGCTGCACTGGCAGGGGGACTGTTCTGGTCTGCGCTGTTGCTGACGCCGGCAGAATCCCACGTTCCGGCGGTGGCACCCCACGTGTTGCCGACGCGCGCCGAGACAGCGGCTTTGCAGTGGTTTTCCAACCAGCCGGCACCGTTGGATATCAAGGTTTCCGGAGTGCTCGCAGGGGCGCACGCTGCGGTGGCAATTCTAAGTCTCAACGACGGTCCGCCGCGCAGTTTTCTGGTGGGTGATCGCTTGACCCAAGGGGTGCGCGTGATAGCCATTGAACAGGATGCGGTGGTCATCGAGCGTGGCGGAGAACAGAGCCGATTAAAAGTCAGCACGCTGCCAGACTCCCTATCGCTGCCTCGACTGACTCGACCCTGA
- the gspH gene encoding type II secretion system minor pseudopilin GspH — translation MTKDRQTGFTLIELMVVLIIIGIASAAVSLSIKPDPAQLLRKDANRLIQLLQIAHAEALADGRPITWQAEKNGFRFSRRNEQGPGFDHFLADPQLRPRHWETPSLKVRVTPRQPLILNAEWFDSPVQLQLSDGQNTLTVQRTATGKLTLANQP, via the coding sequence ATGACCAAGGACAGACAAACGGGCTTCACCCTCATCGAATTGATGGTGGTGTTGATCATCATCGGCATTGCCAGCGCCGCCGTCAGCCTGAGTATCAAGCCTGACCCGGCGCAACTGCTGCGCAAGGACGCCAATCGCTTGATCCAGTTGCTGCAAATCGCCCATGCCGAAGCCCTGGCCGATGGACGCCCGATCACTTGGCAGGCGGAGAAAAACGGCTTTCGTTTCAGCCGTCGCAATGAACAAGGCCCCGGCTTCGATCACTTCCTCGCCGATCCGCAACTGCGCCCCCGTCACTGGGAAACGCCATCGCTGAAGGTGCGAGTGACACCCAGGCAGCCGCTGATACTGAACGCCGAGTGGTTCGATTCCCCCGTGCAACTGCAACTCTCGGACGGCCAGAACACGCTCACCGTGCAACGCACAGCCACGGGCAAATTGACCTTGGCCAACCAGCCATGA